A single genomic interval of Celeribacter indicus harbors:
- a CDS encoding hydantoinase/oxoprolinase family protein has translation MRIGIDVGGTNTDAVILEGDRVIAACKSPTTEDVSSGISAALATVLDESGVPAAAVDAVMIGTTHFTNAVVERRRLLQVAAVRIGLPATRGVPPMTDWPADLAGALGRHTYMLRGGHEFDGREIAPLDEMGVLEVAKEIRAKGLRSAAITSVFSPVTAVMELRAAEILREECPGIAVSLSHEIGRVGFLERENAAIMNACLAELSVKVVASFRTALRGKGITAPFFISQNDGTLMTPDHVERYPVLTFASGPTNSMRGAARLAGIGDAMVVDVGGTTSDVGMLMQGFPRESAVAVDIGGVRTNFRMPDVLAIGLGGGSRVREQGMRIGPDSVGYEITKDARVFGGDTLTTTDIVVAAGLAIIGDASRVADIPAATIDSALATMHRMVDEAVDRMKTSADRLPVILVGGGAVLISRDLPSASEVIRPENSGVANAIGAAIAQVGGEVDRIYAMEGRSREEVLDEARAEASANAVAAGAAEGSVKIMDIEEVPLAYLPGSATRIRVKAVGDLTMKEAAE, from the coding sequence ATGCGTATCGGCATTGATGTGGGCGGCACCAATACGGATGCCGTCATTCTTGAGGGAGACCGGGTGATTGCGGCCTGCAAATCTCCGACCACCGAGGACGTCAGCTCGGGCATTTCCGCCGCGCTTGCCACCGTCCTGGACGAAAGCGGGGTCCCCGCGGCGGCAGTCGACGCCGTGATGATCGGTACAACGCATTTCACCAATGCGGTGGTCGAGCGGCGGCGCCTGTTGCAGGTTGCGGCTGTCCGTATCGGTCTTCCTGCAACGCGCGGGGTGCCGCCGATGACCGACTGGCCCGCCGATCTGGCCGGTGCGCTGGGGCGTCATACCTACATGTTACGCGGCGGGCATGAGTTCGACGGCCGCGAAATCGCTCCGCTCGACGAAATGGGCGTGTTGGAGGTGGCGAAGGAGATCAGGGCCAAGGGGCTGCGCAGCGCTGCGATCACCTCGGTCTTTTCGCCCGTGACAGCGGTGATGGAATTGCGCGCGGCCGAAATCCTCCGTGAGGAATGTCCCGGCATCGCAGTGTCGCTCAGCCATGAGATCGGACGCGTCGGATTTCTCGAGCGTGAGAATGCCGCCATCATGAATGCCTGTCTGGCCGAGCTTTCGGTCAAGGTTGTCGCGAGTTTCCGCACCGCGCTACGTGGCAAGGGGATCACCGCGCCTTTCTTCATCAGCCAGAACGACGGCACTCTCATGACGCCAGATCATGTGGAACGTTATCCGGTTCTGACCTTTGCCTCCGGGCCCACCAATTCGATGCGCGGCGCGGCACGTCTGGCGGGCATCGGCGATGCGATGGTCGTCGATGTCGGAGGCACGACCTCCGATGTAGGCATGCTGATGCAAGGCTTCCCGCGCGAAAGCGCCGTGGCCGTGGATATCGGCGGGGTGCGGACCAATTTCCGCATGCCCGACGTTTTGGCCATCGGCCTTGGCGGAGGCTCCCGTGTGCGCGAGCAGGGGATGCGGATCGGGCCCGATTCCGTGGGATACGAGATCACGAAAGACGCGCGGGTCTTCGGCGGGGACACCCTGACGACGACAGATATCGTGGTGGCCGCGGGGTTGGCCATTATCGGGGATGCCTCCCGCGTTGCAGATATCCCCGCCGCGACCATCGACTCCGCGCTCGCTACCATGCATCGCATGGTGGACGAAGCGGTGGATCGCATGAAGACGTCCGCCGACAGGCTTCCGGTCATTCTTGTGGGGGGCGGTGCAGTGCTGATCTCGCGCGATCTGCCCTCGGCGAGCGAGGTGATCCGTCCGGAAAATTCCGGTGTCGCCAATGCCATCGGCGCGGCGATCGCACAAGTTGGCGGCGAGGTGGACCGCATCTACGCCATGGAGGGCCGCTCCCGCGAGGAGGTGCTCGACGAGGCGAGGGCCGAAGCTTCGGCCAACGCGGTGGCGGCAGGCGCGGCCGAGGGCAGCGTCAAGATCATGGATATCGAAGAGGTGCCGCTGGCTTATCTGCCGGGCTCGGCCACCCGTATCCGGGTCAAGGCGGTGGGCGACCTGACGATGAAGGAGGCCGCGGAATGA
- a CDS encoding DUF917 domain-containing protein: protein MKLDSQDLADLAVGAAFLGTGGGGDPYIGRQMVQRCLDEGLSVDLVDPDEIGDEALVIPTAMMGAPTVLVEKIPSGDEAIASLRQLEQRLGRKATHTMPIEIGGINSTIPLLVGARLGLPVVDADGMGRAFPELQMETFGVYGVPGCPMAVSNEWGDCALIEATDNRMMEWLSRGVAIRMGGAAYIAEYAMSGAEVKRTAVPRTLSLAIQVGRVLREARSDHRNPFEALLSFMPQTLYSYATIIYSGKVADMQRETKNGFSMGRAKIEGFGSYHGLMEIEIQNENLIARLDGEVKAIVPDLICIMDSETAEPITTEALRYGQRVTVISVSVPEIMRTPEALDVFGPACFGLPEPYTKIEDLSA, encoded by the coding sequence ATGAAGCTTGATTCACAAGATCTGGCCGATCTCGCCGTCGGTGCGGCCTTCCTTGGAACGGGAGGCGGAGGAGATCCCTATATCGGACGCCAGATGGTCCAGCGATGTCTCGACGAGGGGCTGAGCGTCGACCTGGTCGATCCTGACGAGATCGGTGACGAGGCGCTGGTCATTCCCACCGCGATGATGGGCGCACCGACGGTTCTGGTGGAGAAGATTCCTTCAGGCGACGAGGCGATAGCCTCATTGCGGCAGTTGGAGCAACGGCTGGGACGCAAGGCCACTCATACGATGCCGATCGAGATCGGCGGCATCAACTCGACCATTCCGTTGCTCGTCGGTGCGCGCCTCGGCCTTCCTGTAGTCGACGCGGACGGGATGGGCCGGGCCTTTCCCGAGCTTCAGATGGAAACCTTCGGCGTCTACGGCGTTCCGGGCTGCCCGATGGCGGTGTCGAATGAATGGGGCGACTGCGCGCTAATCGAGGCGACGGACAACAGGATGATGGAATGGCTGTCGCGCGGCGTGGCGATCCGCATGGGCGGCGCGGCCTATATCGCCGAATATGCCATGTCGGGGGCGGAGGTGAAACGCACGGCTGTCCCCCGGACGTTGAGCCTGGCCATTCAGGTGGGCCGGGTGCTGCGCGAGGCCAGGAGCGACCACCGGAACCCCTTCGAGGCGCTGCTCTCCTTCATGCCGCAAACGCTCTACAGCTATGCGACCATCATCTATTCCGGCAAGGTTGCCGACATGCAGCGTGAGACGAAGAACGGCTTTTCCATGGGCCGGGCGAAGATCGAGGGGTTCGGCAGCTATCACGGTCTGATGGAGATCGAGATCCAGAACGAAAACCTGATCGCCCGTTTGGATGGCGAGGTGAAAGCCATCGTGCCCGATCTCATCTGTATCATGGACAGCGAGACCGCCGAACCTATCACCACCGAGGCGTTGCGCTATGGCCAGCGGGTCACCGTGATTTCCGTCTCCGTGCCGGAGATCATGCGCACGCCGGAAGCGCTGGATGTGTTCGGTCCGGCCTGTTTCGGACTGCCGGAACCCTACACCAAAATCGAGGACCTTTCCGCATGA
- a CDS encoding DUF917 domain-containing protein → MRLLQPEDLEDIAVGAAVLGTGGGGDPYIGKLLARGAIQSHGPVRLVSLEELQDDARVITCGAMGAPTIVLEKVPSGDEMLMALRHYEEVTGDRVTAIMPFEAGGLNSCLPIVLAAQTGLPLVDADGMGRAFPQLEMETFNVYGIAAAPMAMADEKGNLAMVRTRSASRAEFIARGLCIRMGGQASLVNYPMDGATAKRVSVPATMSLAQDIGKVLRRARKEKTDPLSDLIVFLRTTHYGHAERLGSGKVTDIERRVENGWSVGIVTISPFGEGMPYRIRIQNENLVVERGSDILAVVPDLICVLDVDTAEAIPTERLRYGQRVEILGVRVPPIMRSPAALKVFGPAAFGLSAKYQPLGGG, encoded by the coding sequence ATGAGGCTGCTGCAACCGGAGGATCTGGAGGATATCGCTGTCGGCGCCGCCGTGCTGGGCACGGGCGGCGGGGGCGATCCGTATATCGGCAAGCTGCTGGCGCGCGGCGCCATCCAAAGTCACGGGCCGGTGCGGCTTGTTTCACTGGAAGAACTGCAAGACGACGCGCGTGTCATCACCTGCGGCGCCATGGGGGCTCCGACGATCGTGCTCGAAAAGGTGCCCTCCGGGGACGAGATGCTGATGGCGCTGCGCCATTACGAAGAGGTGACCGGCGACCGGGTGACGGCGATCATGCCGTTCGAGGCGGGCGGGCTGAACTCCTGCCTGCCCATCGTTCTTGCCGCGCAGACCGGTCTGCCGCTGGTGGATGCCGACGGCATGGGCCGGGCCTTTCCGCAGCTCGAGATGGAGACCTTCAACGTTTATGGTATCGCCGCCGCGCCGATGGCGATGGCCGACGAGAAAGGCAATCTCGCCATGGTCAGAACCCGAAGCGCGAGCAGGGCAGAGTTCATCGCCCGCGGCCTGTGCATCCGCATGGGCGGGCAGGCCAGCCTCGTGAACTATCCGATGGACGGGGCCACGGCGAAGCGCGTGTCGGTGCCGGCAACCATGTCCTTGGCACAGGATATCGGAAAAGTGCTGCGTCGCGCCCGCAAGGAAAAGACCGACCCGCTGTCGGATCTCATCGTATTCCTGCGCACCACACATTACGGCCATGCCGAGCGTTTGGGATCGGGTAAGGTGACGGATATCGAACGCAGGGTTGAGAACGGCTGGTCCGTGGGGATCGTCACCATCTCGCCGTTCGGGGAGGGAATGCCCTACCGCATTCGCATCCAGAACGAAAATCTGGTGGTCGAGCGGGGCAGCGACATTCTGGCCGTGGTGCCTGACCTGATCTGCGTGCTGGACGTGGACACTGCCGAGGCCATTCCGACAGAACGGCTGCGCTATGGTCAGAGGGTCGAGATTCTTGGGGTTCGCGTCCCGCCGATCATGCGCAGTCCCGCGGCGCTCAAGGTGTTCGGCCCCGCCGCCTTCGGCTTGTCCGCCAAGTATCAACCACTGGGAGGGGGCTGA
- a CDS encoding LuxR C-terminal-related transcriptional regulator translates to MDGVTSQPPRNALSLLHRSELEQRLLTGLDGQIVLLQAPAGYGKTEAMVSLYRSAERRGRDALWLTVTPDLRPDTLHARVASVLGLETQALPQILAAIQQRPAPVELYLDDAHRMSDSGLITGLLDYPPDQLRLVMASRDLPELRLSRLRMRGLLTVIGANELAFSHGEMHQLLRHWMTPEQMDRIIDTLAGWPALVRLALMECERGAPELELDALAEGQAGIYREFLDEEVFSSLAPMEWNVLRAVSGLESFTPRIAAELAGLSYDHHALRRIELMYPLVQPEEQNAGWFRLCPVVARALEFIAGSEPPETHRARHIRAAELFAESGIVEKSVLHASLAGDVHLAVNTIEKAGGVNLFLRAGYTVLRGIIRAVPHEAVLAVPSLRICRAVMLAKAGQIQQARTVLDLLIADTQAGKFPTNEAWVATLQHISSLNEIYEDKAMDAAGIERLRERADSQRQENTWQLAWIYNHLAICYTRTGDLEAAQSCAARALSLYQEERSTYPQAFMLIHLGFINYSANRPEAALDHLSQARKAINARHWSDANLLAIANVPLAAIRFLQGQIPEARRMLERDMPVMARGEGWVDFYVQGYAALARARFIEDGWACAQECLQDGLTQADARGLPRLRLSLSILRAELLTRDGQLDAAETTIRQWPQVTQPAAWPTPRERREALLAIGRVRLREGHVQAARDYLEVLALDAREARCWALLIRVSLLLAETRARQGDIDLALDALETAAELSRPGQQVQQYRDEGSDFAEVIRKLIRRSGLSRLSPTAAQYLSAAAAVHGRRARNHSLLSRREEEVLGLLAEGLSNKAIARRLDISEPTVKFHLKNLYSKLGVARRTLAVSVAQANGLLDQPPPSG, encoded by the coding sequence ATGGACGGAGTCACTTCTCAGCCGCCGCGCAACGCGCTGTCGCTTCTGCACCGGTCGGAACTGGAACAGCGGCTTCTCACGGGGCTTGACGGGCAGATTGTGCTGCTTCAGGCACCTGCCGGCTATGGCAAGACGGAAGCCATGGTCAGCCTCTACCGCAGCGCGGAACGGCGCGGACGTGACGCACTTTGGTTGACGGTAACTCCGGATCTGCGCCCCGATACGCTGCATGCGCGGGTGGCGTCGGTGCTGGGGCTGGAAACACAGGCGCTTCCCCAGATCCTCGCCGCGATCCAGCAACGCCCCGCCCCTGTTGAACTCTATCTCGACGATGCGCATCGGATGTCCGACAGCGGGCTGATCACCGGGCTGCTGGACTATCCGCCCGACCAACTCCGACTGGTGATGGCCAGTCGCGACCTACCCGAACTGAGGCTGTCGCGGCTGCGGATGCGCGGGCTTCTGACTGTCATCGGCGCCAACGAACTGGCCTTCAGCCATGGGGAAATGCATCAGCTTTTGCGCCACTGGATGACGCCGGAACAGATGGACAGGATCATCGACACGCTTGCCGGCTGGCCCGCACTCGTCCGGCTGGCGCTGATGGAATGCGAGCGCGGCGCGCCGGAGCTTGAACTGGATGCGCTGGCCGAGGGACAGGCCGGCATCTATCGCGAGTTTCTGGATGAAGAGGTCTTCTCGAGCCTCGCACCCATGGAATGGAACGTGTTACGCGCGGTCAGTGGGCTTGAGAGTTTCACCCCGCGCATCGCCGCCGAGCTTGCCGGGCTCTCTTACGACCACCACGCGTTGCGCCGGATCGAGCTCATGTATCCTCTGGTGCAACCGGAGGAACAGAACGCAGGCTGGTTTCGCCTTTGCCCGGTGGTGGCGCGGGCGCTGGAATTCATCGCCGGATCCGAACCGCCCGAGACGCATCGCGCCCGGCATATCCGTGCCGCCGAACTTTTCGCGGAGAGCGGGATCGTCGAAAAATCGGTGCTGCATGCCTCCCTCGCCGGAGATGTGCACCTGGCGGTGAACACAATCGAGAAAGCGGGTGGCGTCAACCTGTTTCTGCGCGCTGGATATACGGTGCTGCGCGGGATCATCCGCGCTGTCCCGCATGAGGCAGTTCTGGCCGTTCCATCGCTCAGGATTTGCAGGGCAGTCATGCTGGCGAAGGCCGGGCAGATACAGCAGGCACGCACCGTGCTCGACCTTCTGATCGCCGACACCCAGGCCGGCAAGTTTCCGACCAACGAAGCCTGGGTGGCCACGCTTCAGCACATCAGCAGCCTGAACGAGATCTACGAAGACAAGGCGATGGACGCGGCCGGGATCGAACGGCTAAGGGAGCGGGCTGACAGCCAGCGGCAGGAAAATACCTGGCAGCTTGCCTGGATCTACAACCATCTTGCCATCTGCTATACGCGTACAGGCGATCTGGAGGCGGCGCAGTCCTGTGCCGCCCGAGCCCTGTCGCTGTATCAGGAAGAAAGGTCAACCTATCCGCAGGCCTTCATGTTGATCCACCTGGGCTTCATCAACTATAGCGCCAATCGCCCGGAAGCGGCACTCGACCACCTGTCGCAGGCGCGCAAAGCCATCAATGCAAGACATTGGAGCGACGCCAATCTGCTTGCCATCGCCAATGTGCCGCTTGCGGCCATCCGCTTTCTGCAGGGGCAGATCCCGGAAGCGCGCCGGATGCTCGAGCGCGACATGCCGGTTATGGCGCGCGGCGAAGGCTGGGTGGATTTCTATGTGCAGGGCTACGCCGCCCTTGCCAGGGCTCGTTTCATCGAGGACGGCTGGGCCTGCGCCCAGGAATGCCTGCAGGACGGGTTGACGCAGGCTGATGCGCGCGGGCTGCCGCGGCTCCGGCTTTCGCTGAGCATCCTCAGAGCAGAGCTTCTGACACGCGACGGACAGCTGGACGCGGCAGAGACGACCATCCGGCAATGGCCCCAGGTGACGCAGCCCGCAGCATGGCCCACACCGCGCGAACGGCGCGAGGCGCTGTTGGCCATCGGCCGGGTGCGCCTGCGTGAAGGTCATGTCCAGGCCGCCCGCGATTATCTGGAAGTGCTGGCGCTGGACGCCCGCGAGGCGCGATGCTGGGCACTTCTCATCCGCGTTTCGCTTCTTTTGGCCGAAACGCGCGCGCGACAGGGAGACATCGACCTGGCGCTCGATGCGCTGGAGACCGCGGCCGAACTTTCACGACCCGGTCAGCAGGTGCAGCAATATCGTGACGAGGGCTCAGACTTCGCAGAGGTTATCCGCAAGCTCATCCGGCGCAGCGGGCTGAGCCGCCTGAGCCCGACCGCCGCGCAATACCTGTCGGCGGCGGCGGCCGTTCATGGGCGGCGCGCCCGCAACCACAGCCTGTTGAGCAGGCGCGAGGAAGAAGTGCTCGGTCTGCTGGCCGAAGGGCTCTCAAACAAGGCAATCGCACGCAGGCTGGACATAAGCGAACCCACGGTGAAATTCCATCTCAAGAATCTCTATTCCAAGCTTGGAGTCGCCCGGCGCACCCTTGCGGTCTCGGTGGCGCAGGCAAATGGCCTGCTGGATCAGCCCCCTCCCAGTGGTTGA
- a CDS encoding LLM class flavin-dependent oxidoreductase yields MRIPSTWQPAYSPPLQARRFTTGALSNGGRQMRQPGDKMRLGAFLTATGQHIAAWRHPDVQADGGINLQEYIRIVKIAEAGKFDMMFLADNAGIWDRELESDGRSSRAGYFEPITLLSALSAVTEKIGLVATATTSFNEPYTIARKYASLDHLSGGRAGWNLVTSANAAEAYNYGLDVHLLHAERYNRAEEFADVVTGLWETWEDDALLFDKEGGRFFDPDKLKLLNHAGKYFKVRGPLNVPRTPQGRPVMVQAGSSEPGKELAARTAEVVFTAQPKLEDGIAFYADLKGRLARYGRTPCELKIMPGLSPVVGATREEAQAKFRELQDLIDPDVALGMLSSMAGHDLSGYPLDGPFPDLSDSDSGKGRLKVLTDTARRENMTIRELANHIAGTRGHNLVIGTPTEIADQMEEWFASEAADGFNIMPQALPGSLSDFVDLVIPELRKRGLFRDEYEGTTLRENLGLPWPELGGVRRAAKQDASLT; encoded by the coding sequence TTGCGCATACCGTCTACGTGGCAGCCCGCATATTCACCGCCTCTGCAAGCCCGTAGGTTTACGACGGGCGCGCTATCCAACGGAGGAAGGCAGATGAGACAACCCGGCGACAAGATGAGGCTCGGCGCCTTTCTGACAGCGACAGGCCAACACATTGCGGCCTGGCGACATCCGGACGTGCAGGCGGACGGCGGCATCAATCTCCAGGAATACATCCGCATTGTGAAGATCGCCGAGGCGGGCAAATTCGACATGATGTTTCTCGCTGACAATGCCGGGATCTGGGACCGCGAACTCGAGTCGGACGGGCGCAGTTCCCGCGCGGGATATTTCGAGCCGATCACCCTTTTGTCGGCGCTGTCGGCCGTGACCGAAAAGATCGGCCTCGTGGCCACCGCCACCACCAGTTTCAACGAACCCTATACCATCGCACGCAAATACGCCTCGCTCGACCACCTGTCGGGCGGCAGGGCGGGCTGGAATCTGGTTACGTCGGCCAATGCGGCAGAGGCATATAATTACGGGCTTGATGTGCACCTGCTCCATGCCGAACGCTACAATCGCGCCGAGGAATTCGCAGATGTGGTAACGGGTCTATGGGAAACCTGGGAGGACGACGCCCTTCTGTTCGACAAGGAAGGCGGGCGGTTCTTCGATCCCGATAAGCTGAAACTTCTGAACCATGCGGGGAAATACTTCAAGGTGCGTGGGCCTCTGAACGTACCACGCACCCCGCAAGGCCGGCCTGTCATGGTGCAGGCCGGTTCATCGGAACCTGGCAAGGAACTCGCGGCACGCACCGCTGAGGTGGTGTTCACCGCGCAACCCAAACTTGAGGACGGCATCGCCTTCTATGCCGATCTCAAGGGCCGGCTGGCGAGATACGGCCGCACGCCGTGCGAGCTGAAGATCATGCCCGGCCTCTCGCCCGTGGTTGGCGCAACCCGCGAAGAAGCACAGGCCAAGTTTCGGGAATTGCAGGACCTGATCGACCCGGATGTGGCTCTGGGCATGCTGTCGTCGATGGCGGGGCACGATCTGTCCGGCTATCCGCTCGACGGGCCCTTCCCCGATCTTTCAGACAGCGACTCCGGCAAGGGACGCCTGAAGGTACTGACGGATACCGCGCGACGCGAAAACATGACGATCCGCGAACTCGCCAACCACATCGCGGGAACCCGAGGCCACAACCTCGTGATCGGCACCCCGACGGAAATCGCCGATCAGATGGAAGAATGGTTCGCCTCGGAAGCCGCTGACGGCTTCAACATCATGCCTCAGGCCCTGCCCGGCTCGCTCAGCGACTTCGTCGATCTGGTGATCCCCGAGCTTCGGAAACGCGGGCTGTTCCGCGACGAGTACGAGGGCACCACGCTGCGCGAAAACCTGGGCCTGCCCTGGCCGGAGCTTGGCGGCGTCCGGCGCGCCGCGAAACAAGACGCTTCGCTCACTTGA
- a CDS encoding AroM family protein produces MPSRICIVTLGQSPRPGLISEVTARLGQDIVYDEIGALDGLSRAEISRAGRPNGDLPLVSKLNDGSPVVVSTRFQNECLDRVIGEADRKGYDLIVLMASGVFRNFHTQTPFLNGQMAVDDWIASFVIGPAQLGVVFPLRRQASNPVSLQNYGVIIQNSRAIDYSGEASRLREVAGPLRQVDLVLMHSVGYSESMAQTFAEQCGKPVVTARRVIAGALHLRLAGAGAAPNGRTVGAQEDALMIDLLPDPETPLTPREREVLALALDGLANKVIARELGISHRTVEVHRARAMTKYNATSPMQLVRRTMIERQP; encoded by the coding sequence ATGCCAAGCAGAATTTGCATTGTCACCCTCGGACAATCGCCACGCCCGGGCCTCATCTCGGAAGTGACGGCCCGGTTAGGCCAGGATATCGTCTATGACGAGATCGGCGCGCTCGACGGGCTGAGCCGCGCGGAAATCTCCCGCGCCGGACGACCGAACGGCGACCTGCCGCTGGTCAGCAAACTGAACGACGGCAGCCCGGTCGTTGTTTCGACCAGGTTCCAGAATGAATGCCTCGACCGGGTCATCGGCGAAGCGGACAGGAAGGGCTATGATCTGATCGTCCTCATGGCCAGTGGCGTGTTTCGCAACTTTCACACACAGACGCCGTTCCTGAACGGGCAAATGGCGGTGGACGACTGGATCGCCTCTTTCGTCATCGGACCTGCGCAACTTGGTGTGGTGTTCCCGTTGCGCAGGCAGGCCTCAAATCCGGTCTCGCTGCAGAACTACGGCGTCATCATCCAGAATTCGCGCGCGATCGACTATTCGGGAGAGGCTTCGCGCCTGCGCGAGGTGGCCGGGCCATTGCGTCAAGTCGATCTCGTTCTGATGCATTCCGTCGGCTACTCGGAAAGCATGGCGCAGACATTTGCCGAGCAATGCGGAAAACCCGTCGTGACCGCGCGCCGGGTGATCGCCGGAGCGTTGCATCTGCGTCTGGCAGGTGCCGGCGCCGCTCCGAACGGCCGGACGGTCGGAGCACAGGAAGACGCGCTGATGATCGACCTTCTGCCCGACCCGGAGACACCGCTGACTCCGCGAGAGCGCGAGGTGCTGGCGCTCGCGCTGGACGGACTGGCCAACAAGGTGATCGCGCGCGAATTGGGCATCAGTCATCGCACGGTGGAAGTTCACCGCGCCCGCGCCATGACCAAATACAATGCGACCTCTCCGATGCAGCTTGTCCGTCGCACCATGATCGAGAGGCAGCCCTAA
- a CDS encoding hydantoinase/oxoprolinase family protein: MKKIGLDVGGTNTDAVLIEENRVIAAVKTPTTTDVTSGVLNAIVALRKKAPLDGIDALMLGTTHFTNAVIERRGLSRVGALRICLPSCASLTPGEDWPDDLREAIDPMCFLIEGGHEYDGRPIVDLDVAAIEVAAREMRTAGITAAGITSVFSPLNNAFERQARDILGRVAPEIAVTCSFELGRIGLLERENVALLNAALSRHGKDTVEAFEEALARSGLDAPLYLTQNDGTVMKAGRAARYPVFCFASGPTNSMRGAASLSGIDNAIVVDVGGTTSDVGHLLNGFPREANNVVEIGGVRTLFQMPDLISIGIGGGTVVAPDGSRIGPKSVGYRLPEEALVFGGETLTLTDIAARAGTIALGDVSRTTALGTELVDSVRREVGRRIEETVDRMKTSPDPVTVIAVGGGAFLVPESMSGVSMVVHVENGDVANAVGAASAMVSGEVDQIVTGMTRQEALEHCEALARRRAVESGADPATLRVVEREDIPVSYLPGDARRVRVRAIGSISVQRADSDPVV; this comes from the coding sequence ATGAAGAAAATCGGACTGGACGTCGGCGGCACCAACACGGATGCCGTGCTGATCGAGGAAAACCGCGTGATCGCCGCGGTCAAGACGCCGACCACGACGGACGTGACGAGCGGCGTTCTAAACGCAATCGTCGCGCTGCGGAAGAAGGCACCGCTCGACGGAATAGACGCGTTGATGCTCGGGACAACGCATTTTACCAATGCGGTGATAGAGCGCCGCGGGTTGAGCCGCGTGGGCGCGTTGCGCATCTGCCTGCCGTCCTGCGCGAGTCTCACTCCCGGTGAGGATTGGCCCGACGATTTGCGGGAGGCAATCGACCCTATGTGCTTTCTGATCGAAGGCGGGCACGAGTATGACGGGCGTCCCATCGTGGACCTCGATGTGGCCGCCATCGAGGTCGCCGCGCGCGAGATGCGGACCGCCGGCATCACCGCCGCGGGAATCACATCTGTCTTTTCCCCGTTGAACAACGCTTTCGAGCGACAGGCACGGGATATTCTCGGCCGCGTTGCCCCCGAGATCGCTGTCACCTGCTCGTTCGAACTGGGGCGTATCGGCCTGCTCGAACGCGAAAACGTGGCCTTGCTAAACGCGGCCCTCTCCCGGCACGGAAAGGACACAGTGGAGGCCTTCGAGGAGGCGCTGGCCCGCAGCGGGCTCGATGCGCCGCTCTATCTGACCCAGAACGATGGCACGGTGATGAAAGCCGGACGCGCCGCGCGCTATCCTGTTTTCTGCTTCGCCTCGGGGCCCACGAATTCCATGCGGGGTGCCGCGAGCCTGTCGGGCATCGACAACGCGATCGTGGTCGATGTGGGAGGCACCACCAGCGATGTCGGTCATCTGCTGAATGGCTTTCCACGCGAGGCGAACAACGTGGTCGAAATCGGCGGTGTTCGCACTCTGTTTCAGATGCCCGATCTCATCTCCATCGGCATCGGCGGAGGCACTGTCGTGGCACCGGACGGCAGCAGGATCGGTCCGAAATCGGTGGGTTACCGCTTACCTGAAGAGGCGCTCGTCTTCGGGGGAGAAACCCTGACACTGACCGATATCGCCGCACGCGCCGGCACGATCGCATTGGGCGACGTGTCGCGCACCACGGCGCTGGGCACCGAACTGGTGGACAGCGTGCGTCGCGAGGTCGGTCGTCGGATCGAGGAAACGGTGGACCGGATGAAGACCTCTCCCGATCCGGTCACCGTGATCGCCGTCGGCGGCGGCGCCTTTCTGGTGCCTGAATCCATGAGCGGCGTCTCCATGGTCGTTCACGTGGAAAACGGGGATGTGGCGAACGCAGTCGGTGCCGCCTCTGCCATGGTTTCTGGCGAGGTAGACCAGATCGTCACCGGCATGACGCGGCAGGAGGCGCTGGAGCATTGCGAGGCACTGGCGCGCCGTCGCGCGGTGGAAAGCGGCGCCGATCCGGCGACGCTCAGGGTGGTCGAGCGCGAAGATATCCCGGTCAGTTATCTGCCCGGCGATGCGCGGCGTGTCCGCGTGCGTGCAATCGGCTCAATTTCCGTGCAAAGGGCCGATTCAGACCCCGTCGTATGA